From the genome of Watersipora subatra chromosome 9, tzWatSuba1.1, whole genome shotgun sequence:
GCACACACCTTTGACATTCtttcacaacaatttgcttattttCTCTAAACAGcactctgcaaagtaaaactaataacaaatattttatgcgtCTACAAAAAAGCAAACCAAAATAATTCACAAGAGGTGGTACTATTTGCtcgttgtctatctgtatccagggtaaaggttatgataaaaaataaatttcggCGATACTCGAACTCGTGACATTCGTGGATTGGTGGACCGACGAtgtaacacctgcgccaatctATCGCCTTTTTGTTAATGAAAATTTGTATTTGCAATATATATTTACGCAGCTATCCTACCCTCTGTTTCGTCAACACATCAGACAATCTATCACGACAAATTAGGTTGTTgtgaaagttgtatatataataaatataacattacacGCACATCGTTTTTTTAAATTAACAGTCAAATCGAATTCGAAAACTcgcccaacttgacactttacgctAGATGagattttttacgtagtaggaagcaaaaggTTCACATgaattgtttttgttatttggaatttacattataggaggtatacgttattgAGCGTCTACTGTACCTTCCACATTGTCTTTTGACCTCAACTTTTCTCCTGCACTGCTGAACtcgtcgatattagcgtccaaacaattttttagccgGGCAAAACTTAGTCATTGCCATTTAAAATACACTTTTTGCACAAATAAAGACAAAATTTTAGCCATGGATAAGCTTGCACATCGGCGCTAAGCAGAAGCTTTAGCCTCAAAATAGCAGTACAGATTCCATCAAAAttgcttaaagcacataaattatataatttttttatcatatatttcaatacatcagagtcttggctttcgaatgagcctatattcaatacacaaagaataatagaactatgaaaaacagggtgtcaaaagtatgtcctgcaataaaaatcACTTGGTtacggttcccacaatgtgatgtcacaattattatttagccttaggtcgtcgatccctttcgctgccattgaggctgcactTCTCTGTGACAGTCGGTgttgttaaacccagagagcgctaataaactaggattctagataatcaacaatgcctggTGATCGGGCGTTGTGCTAACGCCGACCAAtgcaaacacatgttctggattaattaattatgcttcaataaatatattgtcgttgataaaggtaatgaaatcacatccattaaattgtgacctgcggttgcgtggccctaggactatatgtcaagtgcactttcgcgagatcacgcaatgcttgaaattaattaatctcagttgtgcccctcaacatcacaataaaaagagagggctcgtgcataatatcatcgggaaaacgtagtatggtgcttggaatctgagttatttatcatagaaacaATCTGTACATGGaaagctaatgacactgattcctttgtcatatTCATTggatctctggagttgtcctaccttcgcttGCATTTaacgtcattatcgtagttgataaatataagcggtaagcgataaaataagcggtaagagcacacaacaccgaatttaaaaattgtgatgtcacaaatttcgagcctataccattgaacatttttgcggtaaagctctggggaaatcctataaacaccaaccgaTGTCTGtttcaccatgtcaaacaatggctcatttgaaagccaagatattgaagaacctgaataagctgaaacagtgcTTATGTAATTAATGTGCTTTAACTGTTTTTACATACATCGAACTATCAAGACCGCGTtcaacaaagaactactattagcattatacagttattaattatttctatggtgttactttcaaagttttagcgAAAAAACTAAAGGTTTGTTGTTAGAAAATGGACTTCGATATGAGCagcaacaacgaaagaattaactATTATTGGTGTAACTGATTCCttattattaccattttgtggacacttctactgatcacttgatattatgggttcgtaaaggtcaaagaatttcaaagtggcagtcaaatagaagcggtgttcaattaaaggttggcgctccatttttcaacctttctcttatagtgacggtcaaatagagggggcgttcaaataaaggtggcgtttaaatagaaaCTTTACGGTATTTATTCTATGTGTAAATTAAATCTTAAGCCATTGGTGCACAAACTGGAAGATTGGGATAGAAAGTTCAATATCTGAAAAATAAATGTTTGGTTAGTCAAAATTACTGATAAAAGAttccatttaaaaaaagattgaaATCCAgagccaaataatttttgaatgaaaattacatatcaattggCAAGGTTtcgcaaaaaaattgtttgttcaaTTGTAAAAAAGCTGGAGCAGTTTTCTTGTtgatatgttttaatttgagcATTTACTCTTTCGTTAAATCCTTTTGTACATTTGGTGAACTGCTCTCCTTTTTGCTCTACTTGAGctttataatcaaaataattaagTTGTTTTCGATAACTGGATTTCTCTACCAACCATTTTCAGtaaattttcaaactttccCTATCATTGGTGTTTATTGCCCTATTTTGACATGTTGGTTTTCACAGTAAGCTGAATATAGATTTACTCCAAGATAATTTAGCTGTTTGACTAGTTATTATTCAATGAAACTCGCGCAATTCTTTAAACTTTAATGCAATCTTATATAAGATTTAGAAACTCACTTCTATGATATCACATTATTTACACCTGTTGGACGTAATAATTAGCTTTACAAGTATTATATCTGTGGCGATAAACTTTGTATTGTTTAAATGCAAAAGAAGTTTGGAATCAAATGTGCTGTAAAAATAACACTGACTACAAAAACATATGCATAATAGGCATTAAACATCTTCTATTTGCTGAGTTGATTGCATTTAAAACGATCGACTCACTTTCTAAAATTGAAGTAAATTGGTATCATCTCCCTTATTTTAACCTGCGTGTTCCTCCAAGTCTTCATGCGCTTGCACCACTTAGCATAATTTCGTTCTGTCACTTGTGTTTGTATAGTGTTACGCACTTTTAACCAGTTGCCATTTACTCATCTTTGTTGTCAATTTCTTTTAATGCTACTAAAACTAGCTGTTGGTAGCTTTAACTTTTTatacattttgttttattttccagGAGCCATTGACTATGGATATTCTAGTTCCGCTCACGGTCTCTTTCCACGAGGGGGTGCAGATTTAGCTTTGCATTTCTATGACAAATCTAATAAAGCAGTTATTGACTCTATGGAAACAAAGCGGGCTGAGGCAAGCAATGCAGGTGATGAACCTGTCCACATATCTTCTGGAAAACTGGTGCGAGATGCAATCGAGGCTAGAATTaggtttgtttttgttttgttatgtctctatgaaaatatatttgcttGTCTTTTGGACTTGTGGTGGCACATTCTGCACCTGTGTAAGACCTGGGTCAAGTCAAGattaaatgcaaaaatatttgtataggTACCGGTTGCTAGGTTTAACAGGTTTCTTTAGATTTGAATtcctttttaagttttttaatgAAACTGTTacgattgtttttttttctattagCTCTGTAAGGGCGAGTCTTACATAACATGTGAACAgtagtattttacattttattgttttatcagtAGTCTACTCTCAATGATTTCTATGATGAAGTCGATTTGATTATTTTCTCAGCTGTGGATGCTTTGGGTTAGTGCTGGAAGGTTAGTCATAAAAAGCTCTATTCTAAGGCTACATTTTGCTCTCAGTGGATCTTCTTTCTAAGTCTTCTGTAAGAGATGAGTTTTGTGTTGGAATACAAATACATTGGTTGATTCTCTATTAGCTAGGTCTCAATTGTGTTATCTAAGAATTCTGATTCATCGGTCTATGATTCTGACTTGCAATTCTGATTTGCACTTTCGATTCGTGTTTCATTATTTGTTTGTTAACCCTCAAGGATGACTAGTGAGTACAGAGACAGCTGGCCTCAAGCAATGGCCCTCTTGTCTTCTCCAGCCATCGCTGCTGATTCTCTTCATCTCCTCAGCACGCTGATGGATGACATTTGGTATGAGGCCGGTGACAGATCTCATGACATGAACTGGTATAGTAAAAGAGCCTCACTCGCTTTTATTTACAAGGTATTTTATTGAACTACTCTCCTTTCCTTTCTGCTAGTTATAAAAGCTTGCGATATATGCAATTATTTGTAGTCTTAATAAGCCAGCAACAGTACGCCGTCAAGTTCAATCCAGTGAGAGCCTGTTTAAATGATTGCTTCCTCTTTGTGCAGTATTTTGATTAGCAGAGTTTCCTAGAATATTATGACCGGTGTTTAAATGCCGCATGATAGTCTGAAAGCCGGTGTTAAAATCTGTCTTTTTTATTGGGTGGTTTTGTCTGGGCCAACTCCCTATGAATCTGTTGTTTTATCACTTAATGTTTTTTGAAAGATTTGTGTTCGATTATTTTGGTATGACATGCTTTATAACCTTTTAACACAATAAATGAATGTCAGATGATCACTTGACAATATCTGTTATAAGGATTAACATTGTGGATTGTTAAATATGAAGTTATTTTCATATGAAGCATAAACTTCCTGGCAGAGCTCAACTAGGTACAGAAGATGTATTACGCTACTTACTGCGTGTCTGTAATAGTCATTCCATCGTGCATTGTGCACTAGTTTTCAATAAGACAACCACTTGCATGTTTAGCAAGAAATCCATTTTATCTGTTCCTGTCAGAGCATTCTGAACAGCCAGTTGTTTTTGTCTCTGACTCTCTGAAATTTGAGACCCTGTGTCTCCATTAAGCTGCTCGTTC
Proteins encoded in this window:
- the LOC137404415 gene encoding ubiquinone biosynthesis protein COQ9-A, mitochondrial-like, giving the protein MTVLKKFWRVGSLRLFQSAFLCRNCSSSAHSPDLDTIKRDILDHSISHVPALGWTHECIIQGAIDYGYSSSAHGLFPRGGADLALHFYDKSNKAVIDSMETKRAEASNAGDEPVHISSGKLVRDAIEARIRMTSEYRDSWPQAMALLSSPAIAADSLHLLSTLMDDIWYEAGDRSHDMNWYSKRASLAFIYKTTELFMLQDKSHDFEETWKFLDRRFEDVGMVGGTISAVGDIASGFMQGGYRSLWTVMKNMAGIFPR